A section of the Catalinimonas alkaloidigena genome encodes:
- a CDS encoding YqaE/Pmp3 family membrane protein, with protein MSIIEVILAIFLPPVAVALRFGLGGKFWLNVLLTIIGIIPGVIHAFYVLSKPATAHAY; from the coding sequence ATGAGTATCATAGAGGTAATCTTAGCTATATTTTTGCCCCCCGTGGCCGTTGCCCTGCGTTTTGGCTTGGGCGGTAAGTTTTGGTTGAATGTGCTGTTGACCATCATCGGGATTATTCCCGGCGTCATTCACGCGTTTTACGTGTTGAGCAAACCCGCAACAGCGCACGCCTACTAA
- a CDS encoding DUF1080 domain-containing protein: MAYFLKSAFVLSTSVLLLTGCNDSSSSTSATAEDSTARTSTTATAEAEWIPLFDGTSLAGWKVNEHPATFTVEDGSIVAHGERAHLFYDGPVMDHTFKNFELKAEVMTTPGSNSGVYFHTQYQDEGWPSNGYEVQVNNSHPDPRRTASLYAIDDVAEPASPDNQWFTLYIKVDGTHIVTEVDGKPMVDYTQPDSVDTTTGRGLAQGTFALQGHDPESKVYFRSVMVRPLP; the protein is encoded by the coding sequence ATGGCCTACTTCCTGAAATCTGCTTTCGTCTTGAGCACCAGCGTATTGCTCCTCACCGGTTGCAACGATTCTTCTTCCTCCACTTCGGCTACGGCCGAGGATTCTACGGCTCGTACCAGCACCACCGCGACAGCCGAAGCCGAGTGGATTCCGTTGTTCGACGGTACGTCGCTGGCGGGCTGGAAAGTCAACGAACACCCCGCCACCTTCACGGTCGAAGACGGCAGCATCGTTGCGCATGGCGAGCGGGCGCATCTGTTCTATGACGGTCCGGTCATGGACCACACGTTCAAAAATTTTGAGTTGAAGGCCGAGGTGATGACAACGCCGGGTTCTAATTCGGGGGTGTATTTCCACACCCAATACCAGGACGAAGGCTGGCCTTCGAATGGCTATGAAGTGCAGGTCAACAACTCACATCCCGATCCGCGGCGCACGGCCAGCCTCTACGCAATCGACGATGTGGCCGAGCCTGCCTCTCCTGATAACCAATGGTTTACACTTTACATCAAAGTCGACGGAACGCATATCGTCACCGAGGTCGACGGCAAACCGATGGTGGATTATACCCAACCCGACAGCGTCGATACCACGACCGGCCGGGGGTTGGCCCAAGGCACCTTTGCGTTACAGGGGCACGATCCCGAAAGTAAGGTGTACTTCCGCAGTGTGATGGTCCGCCCGTTGCCGTAA
- a CDS encoding cupin domain-containing protein, giving the protein MKTKITLALVAVFLLGLSFTAGFSYARRLAKPNPSAVISQQKASREDFEWGSLYTYYTDETYGTKDLLAAVAVIKPGMEIHPPHLHAEEEFLMVTEGEGTWSMNGKTFPAQAGDMQYAAPWDEHGITNTGTTPLTFVVWKWNNKGVKVPKQPSH; this is encoded by the coding sequence ATGAAGACAAAAATTACCCTCGCGCTGGTTGCCGTTTTCTTGCTCGGCCTGAGCTTCACCGCCGGCTTTTCGTATGCCCGCCGTCTGGCCAAACCAAATCCTTCGGCCGTGATTTCGCAGCAAAAAGCATCGAGAGAAGATTTTGAGTGGGGATCGCTCTACACCTACTACACCGACGAGACCTACGGCACGAAAGACCTACTGGCGGCCGTGGCGGTGATCAAACCCGGTATGGAAATTCACCCGCCCCACCTGCACGCCGAGGAAGAGTTTCTGATGGTGACCGAAGGGGAAGGCACCTGGTCGATGAACGGCAAAACGTTTCCGGCCCAAGCGGGCGATATGCAGTACGCCGCGCCCTGGGACGAGCACGGCATCACCAACACCGGCACCACGCCGCTGACGTTCGTCGTGTGGAAATGGAACAACAAAGGCGTCAAAGTACCCAAACAGCCCAGCCACTAG
- a CDS encoding HAD-IIA family hydrolase, whose translation MKIRNFKSIVSKYKVVFFDAFGVLKNAHGRIDGVDRTIDYLNAQGIGYYVLTNDASRSPELLADSYHRVGLHDITPDKIISSGMLASEYLRYKVKKGKVAYLGTPNSAHYIETLSLTAIPIGELDPATAEDVEVVVFLDDEGFDWNRDINKVINLLRHRNIPAIVANSDKAYPVSKNEVAAAIGAIANMVEDVTGKRIIRFGKPDAQMFIYAYEHVQPMHPVDKNDILMVGDTLGTDILGGNKFGLDTVMVLSGNTPAHLAKQYIQATGITPTYICESAAITE comes from the coding sequence ATGAAAATCCGAAATTTCAAATCGATTGTCTCGAAGTATAAAGTAGTTTTTTTCGATGCCTTCGGCGTGCTCAAAAACGCACACGGACGCATCGACGGTGTGGACCGTACCATCGACTACCTCAACGCGCAGGGGATCGGCTATTATGTATTGACCAACGATGCCTCGCGCAGTCCGGAGCTGCTCGCCGACTCGTACCACCGCGTGGGGCTGCACGACATCACCCCCGACAAAATCATCTCGTCGGGCATGCTGGCCAGCGAGTACCTGCGCTACAAAGTCAAAAAGGGGAAGGTGGCGTATTTGGGCACGCCCAATTCGGCCCACTACATCGAAACCCTTTCGCTGACGGCCATTCCGATAGGCGAACTGGACCCTGCAACTGCAGAGGACGTGGAAGTGGTGGTGTTTCTGGACGACGAAGGGTTCGACTGGAACCGCGACATCAACAAAGTGATCAACCTGTTGCGCCACCGGAACATTCCGGCCATCGTAGCCAACTCCGACAAAGCGTATCCGGTTTCGAAAAATGAAGTGGCGGCCGCCATCGGGGCCATTGCCAACATGGTGGAGGACGTGACCGGCAAACGCATCATTCGCTTCGGGAAGCCCGACGCACAAATGTTCATCTACGCCTACGAGCACGTGCAGCCGATGCACCCGGTCGACAAGAACGACATTCTGATGGTCGGCGATACGCTGGGCACCGACATTCTGGGGGGCAACAAGTTTGGGCTGGATACGGTCATGGTCCTGTCGGGCAACACGCCCGCTCATCTGGCCAAGCAGTACATTCAGGCGACGGGAATTACCCCTACGTATATCTGCGAGTCAGCCGCCATCACGGAGTAA
- a CDS encoding glutamine synthetase family protein — translation MTQDELQQRLQGFSRVKYAVADIDGVLRGKYIHRDKFLNGLAHGLGFCDVIFGWDVQDEVYDHVDLTGWHTGYPDRFARIDLSTFRQIPWEDDLPFFLADFDGQDTPACPRSLLKRMVHKAESMGYQPQFAQEFEWFNFRETSQSLEARGYHAPQPATTGMFGYSVLRLSQNSAFFKNLFELLDRFGVPLEGLHCETGPGVVEAAIRHTEALEAADRAVLLKNSVKEIAFRHGLLASFMAKWNKDLPGCSGHIHQSLWHNDENLFYAAEQPHKLSKLAAHYLAGQLHCLPDLLPLFAPTINSFKRLVEGAWAPTTVTWGVENRTNALRVINDTPQHMRIEHRVSGSDTNAYLAMAACLASGLYGIEQELPLTVPPTQGNGYQNKAHGTLAPNLWEATQRMKQSELARTLLGDAFVDHYATTRAWEWQQFQREVTDWELKRYFELI, via the coding sequence ATGACACAAGACGAACTCCAACAACGCCTGCAGGGCTTTTCGCGCGTCAAATATGCCGTGGCCGACATCGACGGCGTGTTGCGCGGCAAGTACATCCACCGCGACAAATTTCTCAACGGGCTGGCGCATGGACTGGGGTTCTGCGACGTTATTTTCGGGTGGGACGTACAGGACGAAGTGTACGACCACGTGGACCTGACCGGCTGGCATACGGGTTATCCCGACCGGTTTGCGCGGATCGACCTGTCGACGTTCCGGCAGATTCCGTGGGAAGACGACCTGCCCTTTTTTCTGGCCGATTTCGACGGACAGGATACGCCGGCCTGCCCCCGGTCGCTGCTGAAGCGGATGGTGCACAAGGCGGAGTCGATGGGCTACCAGCCTCAGTTCGCGCAGGAATTCGAGTGGTTTAATTTCCGGGAGACGTCGCAGTCGCTCGAAGCGCGCGGCTACCATGCACCACAACCCGCCACCACGGGCATGTTCGGCTATTCGGTGTTGCGCCTCTCGCAAAACAGCGCCTTCTTCAAAAACCTGTTCGAACTGCTCGATCGGTTCGGCGTGCCGCTGGAAGGGCTGCACTGCGAAACGGGGCCGGGCGTGGTGGAAGCCGCCATCCGACACACCGAAGCACTGGAAGCGGCCGACCGTGCGGTTTTGCTGAAGAACAGCGTCAAGGAAATTGCGTTTCGCCACGGGCTGCTGGCCAGCTTCATGGCCAAGTGGAACAAAGACCTGCCCGGCTGCAGCGGCCACATCCACCAGAGCTTGTGGCACAACGACGAAAACCTGTTTTACGCAGCGGAACAACCCCACAAGCTGAGCAAACTGGCGGCGCACTACCTAGCCGGGCAGTTGCACTGCCTGCCCGACCTGCTTCCGCTGTTTGCGCCCACCATCAACAGTTTCAAGCGGCTGGTCGAAGGCGCCTGGGCGCCTACCACCGTTACCTGGGGCGTCGAAAACCGCACCAACGCACTGCGCGTCATCAACGACACGCCGCAGCACATGCGCATCGAGCACCGCGTGTCCGGCTCGGATACCAACGCCTACCTGGCCATGGCGGCCTGCCTGGCCTCGGGTCTGTACGGGATCGAACAGGAACTGCCGCTCACCGTGCCGCCGACGCAGGGCAACGGCTACCAGAACAAGGCGCACGGCACGCTGGCGCCTAACCTGTGGGAAGCCACCCAACGTATGAAACAGTCGGAGTTGGCGCGGACGCTCCTGGGCGACGCTTTTGTCGATCACTACGCCACCACCCGCGCGTGGGAATGGCAGCAGTTTCAGCGCGAGGTTACCGACTGGGAACTGAAACGATACTTCGAACTTATCTGA
- a CDS encoding LacI family DNA-binding transcriptional regulator, with amino-acid sequence MSKFLSTVDLAKALNLSPSTVSRALNDHYSISEKTKKRVLEYAREVGFQKNLNASRLLREQTFTIGIVMPEISSYFFSTVVQGLKQVLEPAGYDMLIMQTGEQLDNEVRAVRFLTSLRVDGLIYSPSIETKSYEHLEVVMKNQIPFVNLDRGLPGVHCYQVLVNDELGAFQAVQHLIQSGCRRIAHVAGPQNTFNARNRFKGYQRALEANGLPYDDALVVYTDYRMSHSMETVHQLFKRKVLPDGIFAINDEMAVGCISAARKRGLRIPQDLAVVGFDDEMYASYFYPALSTVKNPMADMGELAAKLCLEQIHEYDPERFEVKLLQPEVIIRDSSRRSSTKFFA; translated from the coding sequence ATGAGTAAGTTTCTGAGTACCGTCGACCTGGCCAAAGCCCTCAATCTTTCCCCTTCTACCGTTTCGCGTGCCCTGAACGATCATTATTCGATCAGCGAGAAAACCAAAAAACGAGTACTGGAGTACGCCCGTGAAGTCGGCTTCCAGAAAAACCTGAATGCGTCGCGACTGTTGCGCGAGCAGACGTTTACCATCGGGATTGTGATGCCCGAAATTTCCAGTTACTTCTTTTCGACGGTGGTGCAGGGCCTGAAGCAAGTGCTGGAGCCAGCCGGCTACGACATGCTCATCATGCAGACGGGCGAACAGCTCGACAACGAAGTCCGGGCAGTGCGGTTTCTGACCTCCCTGCGCGTCGATGGGCTGATCTACTCCCCATCCATCGAAACAAAATCGTACGAACACCTGGAGGTCGTGATGAAAAACCAGATCCCTTTCGTGAACCTGGATCGTGGCCTGCCCGGCGTGCATTGCTATCAGGTTTTAGTCAACGACGAGCTGGGCGCGTTTCAGGCGGTGCAACACCTGATTCAGAGCGGTTGCCGGCGCATTGCGCACGTAGCCGGACCGCAGAATACCTTCAACGCCCGCAATCGATTCAAGGGCTACCAGCGCGCGCTGGAGGCGAATGGCCTGCCTTACGACGATGCGCTCGTGGTCTATACCGATTACCGCATGAGCCACAGCATGGAAACGGTACATCAGCTTTTTAAGCGCAAGGTGCTGCCGGATGGCATTTTCGCGATCAACGACGAAATGGCGGTCGGGTGTATTTCGGCGGCCCGCAAGCGCGGCCTGCGCATTCCGCAGGACTTGGCAGTGGTAGGCTTCGACGACGAAATGTACGCTTCCTATTTCTATCCGGCCCTTTCGACCGTTAAGAACCCGATGGCCGACATGGGCGAACTGGCCGCAAAGCTGTGTCTGGAGCAAATCCACGAGTACGACCCCGAGCGGTTCGAGGTGAAGTTGCTGCAGCCGGAAGTGATCATCCGCGACTCGTCGCGGCGGTCCAGCACCAAGTTTTTTGCCTGA
- a CDS encoding inositol oxygenase family protein has protein sequence MIEKPKPLDIEDLWEEDLLTRYPEPDQKAKEEFRNYDSPGRDTVREFYRINHRYQTHDFVQKKRTEFLGLNRRKMTLWEAVEFLNTLVDDSDPDTDLDQTQHLLQTSEAIRADGHPDWFVLTGFLHDLGKVLCLFGEEQWAVVGDTFPVGCRFSDKVVYPEFFEQNPDHHDERYNTKYGIYEPNCGLRNVYMSWGHDEYLYHVMKDYLPEEGLYMLRYHSFYAQHREEAYTHLMDEHDHAYFKWVRAFNPYDLYSKAATPPDVAKLRPYYEDLAAKYLPDTLRF, from the coding sequence ATGATTGAAAAACCCAAGCCCCTGGACATTGAAGACCTCTGGGAAGAGGATCTGCTGACCCGTTATCCTGAACCGGATCAAAAAGCCAAAGAAGAGTTTCGGAATTATGACAGTCCGGGTCGCGACACGGTGCGCGAGTTCTACCGCATTAACCACAGGTACCAGACGCACGATTTCGTACAAAAGAAGCGCACGGAGTTTCTGGGGTTGAATCGCCGGAAAATGACCTTGTGGGAAGCGGTGGAGTTTCTGAATACCCTGGTGGACGATTCGGACCCGGATACGGACCTGGATCAAACACAGCATTTGTTGCAGACTTCGGAGGCGATCCGTGCCGACGGGCATCCCGACTGGTTCGTGCTGACGGGTTTTTTACACGATCTGGGCAAGGTGCTTTGCCTGTTTGGCGAAGAACAGTGGGCTGTGGTTGGCGATACCTTTCCGGTGGGTTGCCGGTTTTCCGACAAAGTGGTCTATCCCGAGTTTTTCGAGCAGAATCCGGATCATCACGACGAGCGCTACAACACAAAATATGGCATCTACGAGCCCAATTGTGGGTTGCGTAATGTGTACATGTCGTGGGGCCACGACGAGTACCTCTACCATGTGATGAAGGATTATTTGCCGGAAGAAGGCCTTTACATGCTTCGGTATCACTCGTTCTACGCGCAACACCGCGAGGAAGCCTACACGCACCTGATGGACGAGCACGACCATGCCTACTTCAAATGGGTGAGGGCCTTCAACCCGTACGATTTGTACTCGAAAGCAGCTACCCCGCCCGATGTGGCAAAATTGCGGCCGTATTATGAAGACCTGGCTGCGAAATACTTACCCGATACCTTGAGATTTTAG
- a CDS encoding GNAT family N-acetyltransferase, translating to MAIRYLKNREIDRAAWDRCVQQSPQRIVYAHSWYLDQCERAWAGVVDEQGGEYVTVMPVQFRRKWGLPYLYQDPFAKELGIFSTLASLAPAYVQQIIACAFRPFRYGVRYAFNTHNTAVLPDLRTTMCATHHLSLAPSYETLWQGYSSKRKPCVRKAQASGQVLTASSDLEPLLRLFKQFTAPKIAGLASYQYDLLWGLYRALSERGLTELWYALQGEETTAGALFFRYQHQLIYFWGASSERGRAEHSMSLLLDHVIRTYAGRRAGGEAYRLDFEGSDVPGIAAFYRSFGAVRQPFAEVRFSRLPGWLEQVLRWRQSRRGFTT from the coding sequence GTGGCCATTCGCTATCTGAAAAACCGGGAAATCGATCGCGCGGCGTGGGATCGGTGTGTGCAACAGTCGCCGCAACGCATCGTGTACGCCCACAGTTGGTACCTGGACCAATGCGAGCGCGCGTGGGCGGGAGTGGTGGATGAACAGGGCGGCGAATACGTCACGGTGATGCCCGTGCAGTTCCGACGTAAGTGGGGCCTGCCGTATCTCTATCAAGATCCGTTTGCCAAAGAACTGGGGATTTTTTCGACCCTGGCTTCGCTCGCGCCAGCGTATGTGCAGCAAATCATTGCCTGCGCTTTTCGGCCGTTCCGCTACGGAGTGCGCTACGCTTTCAACACGCACAACACGGCGGTGTTGCCCGACTTGCGCACGACGATGTGCGCTACCCACCATCTGAGTCTGGCGCCTTCGTACGAAACCCTCTGGCAGGGCTATTCTTCCAAGCGGAAACCTTGCGTACGGAAGGCGCAGGCGAGTGGACAGGTACTCACGGCTTCGTCTGACCTGGAGCCGTTGCTCCGGTTGTTTAAACAGTTTACCGCACCCAAAATTGCGGGCCTTGCATCGTATCAATACGACCTCTTATGGGGATTGTACCGGGCGTTGTCGGAGCGGGGGCTGACCGAGCTCTGGTACGCGCTACAAGGAGAGGAAACCACTGCCGGCGCGCTGTTTTTTCGGTACCAGCATCAGCTTATCTACTTCTGGGGAGCTTCCTCGGAGCGGGGACGCGCCGAGCACAGCATGTCGCTTTTGCTCGACCATGTCATTCGAACGTACGCAGGTCGTCGCGCAGGAGGAGAGGCGTACCGACTGGATTTCGAGGGGAGCGATGTGCCGGGCATTGCCGCCTTTTACCGCAGTTTTGGGGCTGTGCGCCAACCGTTTGCCGAAGTGCGCTTCAGTCGGTTGCCCGGCTGGTTGGAACAAGTGCTCCGTTGGCGGCAGTCGCGGCGGGGCTTCACCACGTGA
- a CDS encoding DinB family protein: MQLSPPTSDEYAPFYATYVSQVSPDGLTSTLPQQHTVLQYLKHLSDDQAQFRYAPGKWSVKEVIGHMADTERIFAYRLLRIGRGDQTPLPGFDQNPYVEAAQFDRRSIADLVEEFMEVRTATLRLFHTLQPADWERRGTASQAPVSARALAYIIAGHAQHHLGILRERYALTW; the protein is encoded by the coding sequence ATGCAGCTCTCTCCACCCACATCCGACGAGTACGCGCCGTTTTATGCCACGTATGTCAGCCAAGTGTCGCCTGACGGACTGACCTCTACGCTACCGCAGCAACACACTGTGCTTCAATACCTGAAGCATTTATCAGACGATCAAGCGCAATTTCGGTACGCGCCCGGTAAGTGGAGTGTCAAGGAGGTGATCGGGCACATGGCCGATACTGAGCGTATTTTTGCGTACCGTCTCCTGCGCATCGGGCGGGGCGATCAGACGCCGCTGCCGGGTTTTGATCAAAATCCGTATGTAGAAGCGGCGCAGTTCGACCGGCGCTCCATCGCTGATTTGGTCGAGGAATTTATGGAAGTACGCACGGCCACGTTGCGTCTGTTTCACACCCTGCAGCCAGCCGACTGGGAACGCCGGGGCACCGCCAGTCAGGCGCCCGTGAGTGCACGGGCGTTGGCGTATATCATCGCCGGACACGCACAGCACCACCTGGGCATTTTACGGGAACGCTACGCACTCACGTGGTGA
- a CDS encoding CHAT domain-containing protein, giving the protein MDAGTSPFFGNFVSLRWLSLALIWVVGACFLAGKAHAAPLSASDSLVSQVAIDSTPSVDAPDVAAWQAAWENYQLDFSHSNLDSLFRIGERLRRARLRQMLPEFEVLPDSLQRAEQRWWQSTTRAEAASDDPFLTALRRRYPRYYDLKYRPEVSGLSDVQQRIPFGATALSYLFIEGNGYLVRIDKTSAQAYALADATAVARLVAAFQRALQTDDVTAYVAAAAQLYQTLIGQFDITLHEHLLVFPDGPLQTLPFEALLPSSPATAPGFASLPYLVRNQAVSYHWSGTSYIETLRNAPLEGGVPLLSFAPPTAQPGATDRVQMAQQALEGQILTGHDATESAFWREADSAQVIYYAPLIDTTTLAQWFVHPLQPRLLVLEQAVASVWPQLTQALLYHGGKNLLVYRGPAAPAADGAFLRIFLAGLQEDRPMLEALHQAQLAALADPTLASPRQWSGWMLVGDPRLALHSGLQPRQWIAWGLGILLGTGFLIGIRRYWVRQFKRRYGTD; this is encoded by the coding sequence ATGGACGCAGGCACTTCTCCTTTCTTTGGTAATTTCGTTTCGCTTCGCTGGCTCTCTCTTGCGTTGATATGGGTAGTTGGAGCCTGTTTTCTGGCCGGAAAGGCCCATGCTGCGCCTCTTTCTGCATCCGACAGCCTTGTTTCGCAGGTCGCTATTGACAGCACCCCCTCTGTGGATGCTCCTGACGTAGCAGCGTGGCAAGCGGCGTGGGAGAACTACCAGTTGGACTTTTCCCATTCAAATCTGGATTCATTGTTCCGTATTGGCGAGCGACTGCGGCGCGCGCGGTTACGCCAGATGCTACCGGAATTTGAAGTGTTACCAGACTCGTTGCAACGGGCAGAACAGCGGTGGTGGCAAAGCACTACTAGGGCCGAAGCTGCATCCGACGACCCATTCCTGACGGCGCTCCGCCGACGCTATCCACGCTACTACGACCTGAAGTACCGCCCGGAAGTCAGCGGCCTTTCCGACGTTCAGCAACGGATTCCGTTTGGCGCCACGGCGCTTTCTTACCTGTTTATAGAGGGAAACGGTTACCTCGTGCGGATCGATAAGACGTCAGCTCAGGCGTATGCTTTGGCCGATGCTACTGCAGTGGCCCGCCTGGTTGCCGCATTTCAGCGGGCGTTACAGACTGACGATGTCACTGCGTACGTCGCTGCTGCCGCTCAACTTTACCAGACCCTGATCGGGCAGTTCGACATTACGCTTCACGAGCACCTCCTGGTGTTTCCGGATGGTCCCCTGCAAACTTTACCTTTCGAAGCGCTTTTGCCTTCGTCCCCCGCCACTGCGCCTGGGTTTGCATCCCTACCCTATCTGGTCCGTAACCAAGCTGTAAGCTACCACTGGAGCGGTACGTCCTACATTGAAACCCTCCGCAATGCACCGTTGGAGGGTGGGGTACCACTGCTCAGCTTTGCACCGCCAACCGCACAACCCGGCGCTACGGACCGTGTACAGATGGCGCAACAGGCACTGGAAGGGCAGATCCTGACAGGCCATGACGCTACGGAATCGGCTTTTTGGCGCGAGGCCGATAGCGCACAAGTCATTTACTACGCACCGTTGATAGATACTACGACGCTGGCACAGTGGTTTGTACATCCGTTGCAGCCTCGTCTGCTCGTGCTGGAACAGGCGGTAGCGTCCGTCTGGCCGCAACTCACGCAGGCGTTGCTCTACCACGGCGGGAAAAACCTGCTGGTCTACCGGGGGCCGGCTGCGCCAGCGGCCGACGGCGCCTTCCTGCGTATCTTTCTGGCAGGTCTGCAAGAAGACAGACCCATGCTCGAAGCGTTGCATCAGGCCCAGCTCGCCGCCTTGGCCGACCCCACGCTGGCGTCACCACGCCAGTGGAGCGGCTGGATGCTAGTAGGCGACCCGCGCCTTGCCTTGCATTCGGGTCTACAACCACGTCAGTGGATTGCCTGGGGACTCGGGATTCTCCTGGGCACCGGCTTTCTGATCGGCATACGGCGCTACTGGGTACGTCAGTTCAAACGACGTTACGGTACGGACTAA
- a CDS encoding sulfatase, with product MFIRIIFGLALIGGLAACATKVSEEQAPQEGDRPPNVIIIFTDDQGYADVGCFGATGFQTPHLDQMAREGVRLTDFHAAQPVCSASRAGLLTGCYPNRIGINNAFIPHAPVGLNPSETTLAEMLKQEGYRTAMFGKWHLGDYAAFMPNQQGFDEYFGIPYSNDMWPHHPQQGSVFHFGPLPLYENEQIIDTLDDQSMLTTQLTEHAVAFIERNRDQPFFLYVAHPQPHVPLFVSDKFKGKSELGLYGDVIMELDWSVGQILEAVEQAGIDEQTMVIFTSDNGPWLSYGEHSGHADPLREGKGTSFEGGHREPFILRYPGVVPANLTVDVPVMAIDLLPTIAALTHSTLPDKKIDGKDVWHILTGQSTESPHEAYYFYYHVNELEAVRQGDWKLYFPHTYRTLGGREGGQGGLPADYTYVTLTEPELYNLKEDVGERHNVAAAHPDVVTQLTALGEQMRTELGDNLTGRESGVGSRAPGKVPAAAE from the coding sequence ATGTTCATCCGGATAATTTTTGGGCTAGCCTTGATCGGCGGGCTGGCTGCCTGTGCCACAAAGGTGAGTGAGGAGCAGGCTCCACAGGAAGGGGATCGTCCGCCCAACGTCATCATCATCTTTACGGACGACCAAGGGTACGCCGACGTTGGGTGTTTTGGGGCAACGGGTTTTCAGACACCTCACCTGGACCAGATGGCGCGCGAAGGAGTGCGGTTGACGGATTTTCACGCGGCGCAACCGGTCTGTTCTGCTTCGCGGGCCGGGCTGTTGACGGGCTGTTATCCGAACCGGATTGGGATCAACAATGCGTTTATACCCCATGCGCCGGTTGGGCTGAACCCGTCGGAGACAACCCTGGCCGAAATGCTGAAGCAGGAGGGGTACCGTACGGCGATGTTCGGCAAGTGGCATTTGGGCGACTATGCTGCGTTTATGCCCAACCAGCAAGGGTTCGACGAGTACTTCGGGATTCCTTATTCGAACGACATGTGGCCGCATCATCCACAGCAGGGATCGGTGTTTCATTTCGGGCCGCTGCCGCTTTATGAGAACGAGCAGATCATCGATACGCTGGATGATCAGTCGATGCTGACCACGCAACTCACAGAACACGCCGTCGCCTTCATCGAGCGGAATAGAGATCAGCCTTTCTTCTTGTACGTCGCGCATCCGCAGCCGCACGTACCGCTGTTTGTATCGGACAAGTTCAAGGGGAAATCGGAATTGGGCCTGTACGGCGATGTGATCATGGAACTGGATTGGTCGGTCGGGCAGATTCTGGAGGCGGTGGAACAGGCAGGCATCGACGAGCAGACGATGGTGATTTTTACGTCGGACAACGGGCCGTGGCTGTCGTATGGAGAACACAGTGGGCATGCCGATCCGTTACGCGAGGGCAAGGGAACGAGCTTTGAGGGAGGGCACCGCGAGCCGTTTATCCTGCGCTATCCCGGCGTGGTACCGGCCAACCTAACGGTCGATGTGCCGGTCATGGCGATCGACCTGCTGCCGACCATTGCGGCCCTCACCCACAGCACCTTGCCCGACAAGAAAATCGATGGGAAGGATGTTTGGCACATCCTGACGGGGCAGTCGACTGAGAGTCCACACGAAGCTTACTATTTCTATTACCACGTCAACGAACTGGAAGCGGTTCGCCAGGGCGACTGGAAACTTTATTTTCCGCATACGTATCGCACCCTGGGCGGGCGGGAAGGCGGCCAAGGAGGGCTGCCTGCCGATTATACGTACGTTACCCTGACCGAGCCGGAGTTGTACAACCTGAAAGAAGACGTCGGTGAACGCCATAACGTGGCGGCCGCGCATCCCGACGTGGTGACGCAACTGACGGCCCTGGGAGAGCAAATGCGCACGGAGCTGGGGGATAACCTGACGGGCCGGGAGAGCGGTGTCGGAAGTCGTGCGCCGGGGAAGGTGCCTGCGGCAGCAGAGTAA